One genomic region from Microcella humidisoli encodes:
- a CDS encoding DUF2510 domain-containing protein, translating to MSDSHAPVAGWYDDPEMALRLRWWDGLRWTTHTRPKPVVAHAPTEQAIADAAGATMTAATGSTVIAEPAAAEPYGYSAPYSWSPGSAAATSPLSPVVGSPSSVPIAPTGGAKHPNELWNTARSSMDYAPERTTTPAAWALAVTPLVTVLAQAAGAVLSGFESTPLIWIIGATIIPVLWIIMWVRRDRITLHEWGHLRRAHWAWAFLGALGYLTARTIVVRRQSAGRGWWPLLTNLLITAVLVNVGLFTPVYDLVRDAIL from the coding sequence ATGTCTGACTCGCACGCTCCCGTCGCCGGTTGGTACGACGACCCGGAGATGGCGTTGCGCCTGCGCTGGTGGGACGGCCTGCGTTGGACGACGCACACCCGGCCCAAGCCCGTCGTCGCCCACGCGCCGACTGAGCAGGCCATCGCCGACGCGGCCGGGGCGACCATGACCGCGGCCACGGGCTCGACGGTCATCGCCGAACCCGCAGCGGCTGAACCCTACGGCTACTCGGCACCGTATTCGTGGTCGCCGGGCTCCGCCGCGGCCACCAGCCCCCTCTCCCCTGTCGTCGGCTCGCCGAGCTCGGTGCCCATCGCGCCGACGGGCGGCGCGAAGCACCCGAACGAGCTGTGGAACACCGCCCGCTCGTCGATGGACTACGCCCCCGAGCGCACGACCACGCCGGCGGCGTGGGCGCTCGCCGTCACGCCCCTCGTCACGGTGCTGGCGCAGGCCGCGGGCGCCGTGCTCTCGGGCTTCGAGTCGACCCCCCTCATCTGGATCATCGGCGCGACGATCATCCCCGTGCTCTGGATCATCATGTGGGTGCGCCGCGACCGCATCACCCTGCACGAGTGGGGCCACCTGCGCCGGGCGCACTGGGCCTGGGCGTTCCTCGGCGCCCTCGGCTACCTCACGGCGCGCACGATCGTCGTGCGACGGCAGTCCGCGGGTCGCGGCTGGTGGCCGTTGCTCACCAACCTCCTCATCACGGCCGTGCTCGTCAACGTCGGGCTCTTCACGCCCGTGTACGACCTCGTGCGCGACGCGATTCTGTAG
- a CDS encoding ComEA family DNA-binding protein — translation MTHLAALDGPPRRSPRVRAALGGVVVLALLGVGAAVVGAVVTPGGQTVTVEAPVAVDGATPGPAPAIEVVVLHVLGAVSQPGIVELPLGARVVDAIAAAGGPSDDADLAGVNLARVVVDGEQLRVPRVGEVPVTAPAAPGSAGGATGDGRVNLNTADAAALETLPGVGPAIAARIIAWRDENGPFRSVDELTAVSGIGEKTLAGLRDQATV, via the coding sequence GTGACCCACCTCGCCGCGCTCGACGGGCCTCCCCGGCGGTCGCCGCGCGTGCGGGCGGCGCTCGGCGGAGTCGTGGTGCTCGCGCTGCTCGGCGTCGGTGCGGCCGTCGTGGGCGCCGTCGTCACTCCCGGCGGGCAGACCGTGACGGTCGAGGCGCCCGTGGCCGTCGATGGCGCGACACCCGGACCGGCCCCCGCCATCGAGGTCGTCGTGCTGCACGTGCTCGGCGCGGTCTCGCAGCCCGGCATCGTCGAACTGCCGCTCGGCGCGCGCGTCGTCGACGCGATCGCCGCCGCGGGCGGACCGAGCGACGACGCCGACCTCGCGGGCGTGAACCTCGCCCGCGTCGTCGTCGATGGCGAGCAACTGCGCGTGCCGCGCGTGGGCGAGGTGCCCGTCACCGCGCCCGCGGCGCCGGGGTCGGCGGGCGGCGCGACGGGCGACGGCCGCGTCAACCTCAACACCGCCGATGCCGCCGCCCTCGAGACGCTGCCCGGCGTGGGCCCCGCCATCGCGGCGCGCATCATCGCCTGGCGCGACGAGAACGGACCGTTCCGCAGCGTCGACGAGCTCACGGCCGTGAGCGGCATCGGCGAGAAGACGCTCGCGGGCCTGCGCGATCAGGCGACGGTGTGA
- the leuS gene encoding leucine--tRNA ligase: protein MTDELHPDENAYDHARIEAHWAPIWDELQPFTVDDPADTKPRKYVLDMFPYPSGDLHMGHAEQYALGDIVARYWRQQGFTVLHPIGWDSFGLPAENAAIKRGADPRQWTYDNIAQQKASMKRYAASFDWTRVLHTSDPEYYRWNQWLFLKMYEKGLAYRKDSWVNWDPVDQTVLANEQVLPDGTSERSGAVVVKKKLTQWYFKITDYADRLLDDLNQLEGSWPAKVLTMQRNWIGRSTGADVDFVIEGHHSPVTVFTTRPDTLFGATFMVVAPDSDLAAELAAGSTPEVRMAFQAYLEEAQKKSEIDRQDTSREKTGVFLDRWAINPVTGERIPVWAADYVLADYGHGAIMAVPAHDQRDLDFAIAYDLPVRVVVDTNAPVTGAIPVITPEMLASGDPGTAGAAPLDPVATGEALTGDGRMINSGPLDGLSKQHAITRAIELLEERGTGRASKTYRLRDWLISRQRYWGTPIPIMYDEQGAEVPVPMDALPIELPNAEGIDMKPKGTSPLGGVEDWVATTTPDGRPARRDTDTMDTFVDSSWYFLRFLNPTDDTKAFDPAMAEKWAPVDQYVGGVEHAILHLLYARFITKVLFDLGYVSFTEPFSALLNQGMVVLNGAKMSKSKGNIVTFTEGVDSYGVDAVRLTMAFAGPPEDDIDWADVSPTGSQKFLARAWRLSGEVTAPVGADPSTGDVALRRVTHRFLAEVPGLMESFKFNVAVARTMELVNVIRKAIDSGPGAADPAVREAVEVVAVALSIFAPYTAEDMWVRLGHGGDTSSDLIAFAGWRKADPLLLVEESVTAIVQVDGKVRDKLQVSPLIGGDELEALARASEAVQRAIGDRPIAQVIVRAPRVVNIATQK from the coding sequence GTGACCGACGAGCTGCACCCCGACGAGAACGCGTACGACCACGCCCGCATCGAGGCCCACTGGGCGCCGATCTGGGACGAGCTGCAGCCGTTCACCGTCGACGACCCCGCCGACACGAAGCCGCGCAAGTACGTGCTCGACATGTTCCCGTACCCCAGCGGCGACCTGCACATGGGGCACGCCGAGCAGTATGCGCTCGGCGACATCGTCGCCCGCTACTGGCGCCAGCAGGGCTTCACGGTGCTGCACCCGATCGGCTGGGACTCGTTCGGTCTGCCCGCCGAGAACGCGGCCATCAAGCGCGGCGCCGACCCGCGGCAGTGGACGTACGACAACATCGCGCAGCAGAAGGCGTCGATGAAGCGCTACGCGGCGAGCTTCGACTGGACCCGCGTGCTGCACACGAGCGACCCCGAGTACTACCGCTGGAACCAGTGGCTGTTCCTGAAGATGTACGAGAAGGGCCTCGCCTACCGCAAAGACAGCTGGGTCAACTGGGACCCGGTCGACCAGACGGTGCTCGCCAACGAGCAAGTGCTGCCCGACGGCACGAGCGAGCGCTCGGGCGCCGTCGTGGTCAAGAAGAAGCTCACCCAGTGGTACTTCAAGATCACCGACTACGCCGACCGCCTGCTCGACGACCTCAACCAGCTCGAGGGCTCGTGGCCGGCCAAGGTACTGACGATGCAGCGCAACTGGATCGGCCGCTCGACGGGTGCCGACGTCGACTTCGTCATCGAGGGCCACCACAGCCCCGTGACGGTCTTCACGACGCGCCCCGACACGCTCTTCGGCGCCACCTTCATGGTCGTGGCGCCCGACAGCGACCTCGCCGCCGAGCTCGCCGCCGGCTCGACCCCCGAGGTGCGCATGGCGTTCCAGGCCTACCTCGAAGAGGCGCAGAAGAAGAGCGAGATCGACCGGCAAGACACCTCGCGCGAGAAGACCGGCGTCTTCCTCGACCGCTGGGCGATCAACCCCGTCACGGGCGAGCGCATCCCCGTGTGGGCCGCCGACTACGTGCTCGCCGACTACGGCCACGGCGCCATCATGGCCGTGCCCGCCCACGACCAGCGCGACCTCGACTTCGCGATCGCCTACGACCTGCCGGTGCGCGTCGTCGTCGACACGAACGCCCCGGTCACGGGCGCGATTCCGGTAATCACCCCCGAAATGCTCGCGTCGGGTGATCCCGGCACGGCGGGCGCCGCGCCGCTCGACCCTGTCGCCACCGGTGAGGCGCTCACGGGCGACGGGCGCATGATCAACTCGGGCCCCCTCGACGGCCTCAGCAAGCAGCACGCCATCACGCGCGCGATCGAGCTGCTGGAAGAGCGCGGCACGGGGCGGGCATCCAAGACCTACCGCCTGCGCGACTGGCTCATCAGCCGCCAGCGGTACTGGGGCACCCCGATTCCGATCATGTACGACGAGCAGGGCGCCGAAGTGCCGGTGCCGATGGATGCGCTGCCGATCGAACTGCCGAACGCCGAGGGCATCGACATGAAGCCGAAGGGCACCTCGCCCCTCGGCGGCGTCGAGGACTGGGTCGCGACGACCACGCCCGACGGCCGCCCGGCGCGCCGGGACACCGACACCATGGACACCTTCGTCGACTCGTCGTGGTACTTCCTGCGCTTCTTGAACCCCACCGACGACACGAAGGCGTTCGACCCGGCGATGGCCGAGAAGTGGGCGCCCGTCGACCAGTACGTGGGTGGCGTCGAGCACGCGATTCTGCACCTGCTCTACGCGCGCTTCATCACGAAGGTGCTGTTCGACCTCGGCTACGTGAGCTTCACCGAGCCCTTCTCGGCGCTGCTCAACCAGGGCATGGTCGTGCTCAATGGTGCGAAGATGTCGAAGTCGAAGGGCAACATCGTCACCTTCACCGAGGGCGTCGACAGCTACGGCGTCGACGCCGTGCGCCTGACGATGGCCTTCGCCGGTCCGCCGGAGGACGACATCGACTGGGCGGATGTCTCGCCCACGGGCTCGCAGAAGTTCTTGGCCCGCGCCTGGCGGCTGTCGGGCGAGGTCACCGCCCCGGTCGGCGCCGACCCCTCCACGGGCGACGTCGCCCTGCGGCGGGTGACGCACCGCTTCCTCGCCGAAGTGCCGGGCCTCATGGAGTCGTTCAAGTTCAACGTGGCCGTCGCGCGCACGATGGAGCTTGTCAACGTCATCCGCAAGGCGATCGACTCCGGACCGGGCGCGGCGGACCCCGCCGTGCGCGAGGCCGTCGAGGTCGTCGCGGTCGCCCTCTCGATCTTCGCGCCGTACACGGCCGAAGACATGTGGGTGCGCCTCGGCCACGGCGGCGACACGAGCAGCGACCTCATCGCGTTCGCGGGCTGGCGCAAGGCCGACCCGCTGCTGCTCGTCGAGGAGTCGGTGACGGCGATCGTGCAGGTCGACGGCAAGGTGCGCGACAAGCTTCAGGTGAGCCCGCTCATCGGCGGCGACGAGCTCGAAGCGCTCGCCCGGGCTTCCGAGGCCGTGCAGCGTGCGATCGGCGACCGACCGATCGCGCAGGTCATCGTGCGCGCCCCGCGCGTCGTCAACATCGCGACCCAGAAGTAG
- a CDS encoding tryptophan synthase subunit alpha has translation MDETRSRRGASLEVLRAEAHDELQTVIHARARGGEDPWDFMTELPTVDELVVWMLRAERIRDDDGRLPSAARDYRLLRQIALDHPALTTTVWTMLGRLSTER, from the coding sequence ATGGACGAGACGCGCAGCCGACGGGGCGCGAGCCTCGAGGTGCTGCGGGCCGAGGCGCACGACGAGTTGCAGACCGTCATTCACGCGCGGGCGCGCGGCGGTGAAGACCCCTGGGACTTCATGACCGAGCTGCCGACCGTCGACGAACTGGTGGTGTGGATGCTGCGCGCCGAGCGCATCCGCGATGACGACGGGCGGCTGCCCTCTGCAGCGCGCGACTATCGGCTGCTGCGGCAGATCGCGCTCGACCATCCGGCGCTCACGACGACCGTGTGGACGATGCTCGGACGGCTCAGCACCGAAAGGTGA
- a CDS encoding DUF2510 domain-containing protein, with translation MSTTAIRVPAGWYADPVKAAAHGMVTQRRWWDGTAWTHHTAALDTPVSPVVSAESLAAATASAQPSASFSVAGSAPATVSPRESARAAEAMPLHPVDPAAGVRSVGSAPRASAMSPVSPANAETAGYEPFSHRNRIELTSMIDAGSARNPLRLRVHTVSVWLMATMPLTQALLVFWVFSTLPAESSAWTRALAVVFPLVLMGALAGQDTRLMELSGHLRTAPWITAVLAPPLYLGVRGVRVQRTTGATPWPLAVWLGAQLAVVATWFALDPEGVLAVVRAVS, from the coding sequence ATGAGCACCACCGCGATCCGCGTACCGGCAGGCTGGTACGCCGACCCGGTCAAAGCGGCCGCGCACGGCATGGTGACGCAGCGCCGCTGGTGGGACGGCACGGCGTGGACCCACCACACCGCGGCGCTCGACACGCCGGTCAGCCCGGTCGTCTCGGCGGAGAGCCTCGCTGCCGCGACCGCCTCGGCCCAGCCCTCCGCTTCGTTCTCGGTCGCCGGCAGCGCCCCGGCCACCGTCTCGCCGCGCGAGTCGGCTCGTGCCGCCGAGGCCATGCCCCTGCACCCCGTCGACCCCGCCGCCGGCGTGCGCTCGGTCGGCTCCGCACCGCGCGCGAGCGCGATGTCGCCCGTCAGCCCCGCCAACGCCGAGACAGCCGGGTACGAGCCGTTCAGCCACCGCAACCGCATCGAGCTGACCTCGATGATCGATGCCGGCTCGGCCCGCAACCCGCTGCGGCTGCGCGTGCACACCGTCTCGGTGTGGCTCATGGCCACGATGCCGCTCACGCAGGCGCTGCTCGTCTTCTGGGTGTTCTCCACCCTCCCGGCCGAGAGCTCGGCCTGGACCCGCGCCCTCGCCGTCGTCTTCCCGCTCGTGCTCATGGGCGCGCTCGCCGGGCAAGACACGCGGCTCATGGAGCTCTCGGGCCACCTGCGCACGGCACCGTGGATCACCGCGGTGCTCGCTCCCCCGCTCTACCTCGGGGTGCGCGGCGTGCGCGTGCAGCGCACGACCGGCGCGACCCCGTGGCCGCTCGCGGTGTGGCTGGGCGCGCAGCTCGCGGTCGTCGCCACCTGGTTCGCGCTCGACCCCGAGGGCGTGCTCGCGGTGGTGCGCGCCGTCTCCTGA
- a CDS encoding DUF2510 domain-containing protein produces the protein MSDDDYGRVPAGWYPDPLGLPQLRWWDNHAWTEHVSDARQPMMPTQPAAATMFADDDELPSRRSRRSADSAAIDEPPVEQPTAAVLRQLAPPTTDDAPTLVEPSVPSAPVASAPSAPATSAAAASAASAAEAFAAAAFADLQAQSAATSGSTPWVPLAGEPGAPVSAAASAGYGSAAQTSAPQTSAPGYGSAPGYGSAPGYGSAPGAPAYVPAWNESPVSASDPGRRGTHQSLGTTAPHLQSVEVWAIALLPMLQLLLSLLVLAAFSTGPSVAFMAVIWLAPYPVTLVLSFFDYRSLRRRGVDRPATWLWALGTAPLYLIARAVRLSRISGAGYGPVAVFLLLSGLVGASVLAVPGLIIASLPAVFAAEASNSIELAARSIGGQMEVTCPPSPPLFIGQQLRCPAIDASGNPIVVTASLQRSNGWIAWQVDDWGVFSIIR, from the coding sequence GTGTCTGACGACGACTACGGCCGAGTGCCGGCGGGGTGGTATCCCGACCCGCTGGGCTTGCCCCAGTTGCGCTGGTGGGACAACCACGCCTGGACGGAGCACGTCTCTGACGCTCGCCAGCCGATGATGCCCACGCAGCCGGCCGCGGCGACGATGTTCGCCGACGACGACGAGCTGCCCTCGCGCCGCTCGCGCCGCAGCGCCGACTCGGCCGCCATCGACGAGCCGCCCGTCGAGCAGCCGACGGCCGCCGTGCTGCGCCAGCTCGCACCGCCGACCACCGACGACGCTCCGACGCTCGTCGAGCCGAGCGTGCCGTCGGCGCCCGTCGCCTCCGCTCCGTCCGCTCCCGCAACATCGGCAGCCGCAGCCAGCGCCGCGAGCGCGGCCGAGGCCTTCGCGGCCGCAGCCTTCGCCGACCTGCAGGCGCAGTCGGCGGCCACGAGCGGGAGCACCCCGTGGGTTCCGCTGGCCGGCGAGCCGGGCGCGCCCGTGTCGGCCGCCGCATCCGCCGGCTACGGCTCGGCCGCACAGACCTCTGCCCCGCAGACCTCCGCCCCCGGGTACGGTTCGGCGCCGGGCTACGGCTCCGCTCCCGGCTACGGCTCGGCTCCCGGAGCCCCGGCCTACGTGCCGGCGTGGAACGAATCGCCGGTCTCGGCGAGCGACCCGGGCCGACGCGGCACGCACCAGTCTCTCGGCACGACCGCGCCGCACCTGCAGAGCGTCGAGGTGTGGGCGATCGCGCTGCTGCCCATGCTGCAGCTGCTGTTGAGCCTGCTCGTGCTCGCCGCCTTCTCGACGGGCCCGAGCGTGGCGTTCATGGCCGTCATCTGGCTCGCGCCCTACCCCGTGACGCTCGTGCTCTCGTTCTTCGACTACCGCTCGCTGCGCCGCCGCGGCGTCGACCGGCCCGCGACGTGGCTCTGGGCGCTCGGCACGGCACCGCTCTACCTCATCGCGCGCGCCGTGCGCCTGAGCCGCATCTCGGGCGCCGGCTACGGCCCGGTCGCCGTGTTCCTGCTGCTGAGCGGACTCGTGGGCGCCTCGGTGCTCGCCGTGCCCGGTCTCATCATCGCCTCGTTGCCCGCCGTCTTCGCGGCCGAGGCCTCCAACAGCATCGAACTGGCCGCCCGCAGCATCGGCGGTCAGATGGAGGTCACCTGCCCGCCGAGCCCGCCGCTGTTCATCGGCCAGCAGCTGCGCTGCCCCGCCATCGACGCCTCGGGCAACCCGATCGTCGTCACGGCGAGCCTGCAGCGCTCGAACGGCTGGATCGCCTGGCAGGTCGACGACTGGGGCGTCTTTAGCATCATTCGCTAA
- a CDS encoding aminotransferase class IV, with protein sequence MSALGEGLHPWRPGTAANDTPWVALDWCDPHEGRLLAADSWRVVEGRVRGLEAHRARFLAAVGPWRDDAETFWRDAVAALPRSGDWFPRVELRERAEGTQLSLRLRPTPATGTEVDVATAPHDPRTRPLIKGPDLDALQALRVAVQPSGAGEAIIVDAQGRVVEGAYSGLLWWRGETLVRPADALPRIPSVTVDLVVRAARAAGVPLAEAEARPADLAGCELWVLSALHGLRSARHWIDGPALAPATRAPLGRAWLAGAAVDLYPDRGTPALGG encoded by the coding sequence ATGAGCGCGCTCGGCGAGGGGCTTCACCCGTGGCGGCCCGGCACCGCCGCGAACGACACGCCCTGGGTGGCGCTCGACTGGTGCGATCCGCACGAAGGGCGCCTGCTCGCGGCCGACTCCTGGCGCGTCGTCGAGGGCCGCGTGCGCGGGCTCGAGGCGCATCGCGCGCGCTTCCTCGCCGCGGTGGGCCCGTGGCGCGACGACGCCGAAACCTTCTGGCGCGACGCCGTGGCGGCCCTCCCGCGCTCGGGCGACTGGTTTCCGCGCGTCGAGCTGCGCGAACGCGCCGAGGGCACGCAACTGAGCCTGCGCCTGCGCCCGACCCCGGCGACGGGCACCGAGGTCGACGTGGCGACCGCACCGCATGATCCGCGCACGCGACCGCTCATCAAGGGGCCCGATCTCGACGCCCTGCAGGCCCTTCGGGTCGCCGTGCAGCCGAGCGGGGCGGGCGAGGCGATCATCGTGGATGCGCAGGGCCGCGTCGTCGAAGGCGCCTACAGCGGCCTGCTCTGGTGGCGGGGCGAGACGCTCGTGCGTCCGGCAGACGCGCTGCCGCGCATCCCGAGCGTCACGGTCGACCTCGTGGTGCGGGCCGCGCGCGCGGCGGGGGTTCCGCTCGCCGAGGCCGAGGCCCGGCCCGCCGATCTCGCGGGCTGCGAGCTGTGGGTGCTCAGCGCGCTGCACGGACTGCGCTCGGCGCGGCACTGGATCGATGGCCCCGCGCTCGCCCCCGCGACGCGCGCGCCGCTCGGCCGCGCGTGGCTGGCGGGGGCCGCCGTCGATCTGTACCCCGACCGGGGGACACCCGCACTGGGGGGGTGA
- a CDS encoding anthranilate synthase component I family protein, producing MRPGVLEHPIAAPPGAEAVFLALAAENPQTQGLVWLDSGLGARTGHSLIALGTRVPLDHEAPVLPQLRAALAAMPAPAAGDDPLPLGLVGWFGYELRAETMAMPVPLVPGDERAAWLRVDRGVAVDHATGTARLVALDLDGSGEWRGELDDWRRRMLALVERAAAASGAPIAPPAPLAPIVQRDADEHYADLVLQCQAAIRDGEAYQLCLTTQSEAATADGSLLDAVAIYRRLRLSSPAHHGALLRIGDTTLLSASPETFLRVADGIVQTRPIKGTRPRDADPVRDAALAAELAASDKEQAENLMIVDLMRNDLARICTVGTVTVTGLLEVESYAHVHQLVSTVEGRLRPGLDALDAVAACLPAGSMTGAPKRRAIELLAGLEAGPRGIYSGAFGYLGADGTADLAMVIRSIVVRGDRASVGAGGGVTALSDPVAEVAEMRLKAAALLRALAEDAAPSTR from the coding sequence ATGCGGCCCGGCGTTCTCGAGCATCCGATCGCGGCGCCGCCCGGCGCCGAGGCGGTGTTCCTCGCGCTCGCCGCCGAGAACCCGCAGACGCAGGGCCTCGTCTGGCTCGACTCCGGCCTGGGCGCGCGCACCGGCCACAGCCTCATCGCCCTCGGCACGCGCGTGCCGCTCGACCACGAGGCCCCCGTTCTGCCGCAGCTGCGGGCGGCGCTCGCCGCGATGCCCGCGCCCGCCGCGGGGGACGACCCGCTGCCGCTCGGACTCGTCGGGTGGTTCGGCTACGAATTGCGGGCCGAGACGATGGCCATGCCCGTTCCGCTCGTGCCGGGCGACGAGCGCGCGGCCTGGCTGCGCGTCGACCGCGGCGTGGCGGTCGACCACGCCACGGGCACCGCCCGGCTCGTCGCGCTCGATCTCGACGGTTCGGGGGAGTGGCGCGGCGAACTCGACGACTGGCGGCGGCGGATGCTCGCGCTGGTCGAGCGGGCGGCAGCGGCATCCGGCGCCCCGATCGCCCCGCCCGCCCCGCTCGCGCCGATCGTGCAGCGCGACGCCGACGAGCACTACGCCGACCTCGTGCTGCAGTGCCAGGCGGCGATCCGCGACGGCGAGGCGTATCAGCTGTGCCTCACGACGCAGTCCGAGGCCGCGACCGCTGACGGCTCGCTCCTCGACGCCGTCGCGATCTACCGACGGCTGCGGCTCTCGAGCCCCGCGCACCACGGCGCCCTGCTGCGTATCGGCGACACGACCCTGCTGAGCGCGAGCCCCGAGACCTTCCTGCGGGTCGCCGACGGCATCGTGCAGACCCGACCGATCAAAGGCACGCGCCCGCGCGACGCCGACCCGGTGCGGGATGCGGCGCTCGCCGCCGAACTCGCCGCGAGCGACAAAGAGCAGGCCGAGAACCTCATGATCGTCGACCTCATGCGCAACGACCTCGCGCGCATCTGCACCGTCGGCACGGTCACCGTCACGGGCCTGCTCGAGGTCGAGAGCTACGCCCACGTGCACCAGCTCGTCAGCACCGTCGAGGGTCGCCTGCGGCCCGGCCTCGATGCGCTGGATGCTGTGGCCGCATGTCTTCCCGCCGGCTCCATGACCGGCGCACCCAAGCGCCGCGCCATCGAGCTGCTCGCCGGGCTCGAGGCCGGCCCCCGGGGCATCTACTCGGGAGCCTTCGGCTACCTCGGCGCCGACGGCACGGCCGACCTCGCGATGGTCATCCGCAGCATCGTCGTGCGCGGCGACCGGGCTTCGGTCGGCGCGGGCGGCGGCGTGACGGCGCTCAGCGACCCCGTGGCCGAGGTGGCCGAGATGCGACTGAAGGCCGCGGCGCTGCTGCGGGCGCTCGCGGAGGATGCGGCCCCGAGCACCCGGTAA